A window of Amycolatopsis australiensis contains these coding sequences:
- a CDS encoding asparaginase — protein MSHEPLAELVRDGMVEGVHHGSLIVLGPDGGTLFAAGDPDAPMYPRSTAKPLQATAMARLGLRLSPAGFAIAAASHSGEPMHLEAVTAVLGGRSADALGNPADFPYDPVERDHWIATGRAPSRLAQNCSGKHAAMLATCELNGWALEGYLDPAHPLQRAIAATVEDLTAHPIERVAVDGCGAPLFATTLRGLATAVSKIATAAPGTPEHLVAEGIRRHPELVGGSRRDVTAVMRAVPGLIAKDGFEAVQVAALPDGTAIALKIADGGDRARYPVLAAALRLCGADVPPGPGNLRFTGKLTVGSPR, from the coding sequence GTGAGCCACGAACCCCTGGCCGAGCTGGTCCGCGACGGCATGGTCGAGGGCGTCCACCACGGCTCGCTGATCGTGCTCGGCCCGGACGGCGGCACGCTGTTCGCCGCGGGCGATCCCGACGCGCCGATGTACCCGCGCTCGACGGCGAAACCGTTGCAGGCCACGGCGATGGCGCGGCTCGGGCTGCGCCTGTCCCCCGCCGGGTTCGCCATCGCCGCGGCCAGTCATTCGGGTGAACCGATGCACCTCGAAGCGGTCACGGCCGTGCTCGGCGGCCGGTCCGCCGACGCGCTCGGCAACCCCGCGGACTTCCCGTACGACCCGGTCGAGCGCGACCACTGGATCGCGACCGGCCGGGCGCCGTCCCGCCTGGCGCAGAACTGCTCCGGCAAGCACGCGGCCATGCTCGCGACGTGCGAGCTGAACGGCTGGGCGCTCGAGGGCTACCTCGACCCGGCCCACCCGCTGCAGCGCGCGATCGCCGCCACCGTCGAGGACCTGACCGCGCACCCGATCGAACGGGTCGCCGTCGACGGCTGCGGCGCGCCGCTGTTCGCGACGACGCTGCGCGGGCTCGCGACGGCCGTCTCGAAGATCGCCACGGCCGCCCCGGGCACGCCGGAGCACCTGGTCGCCGAGGGGATCCGCCGTCACCCGGAGCTGGTCGGCGGGAGCCGCCGCGACGTCACCGCCGTCATGCGCGCGGTGCCCGGGCTGATCGCGAAGGACGGCTTCGAGGCCGTCCAGGTCGCCGCGCTGCCCGACGGCACGGCGATCGCGCTCAAGATCGCCGACGGCGGCGACCGTGCCCGGTACCCCGTGCTGGCCGCGGCGCTGCGGCTGTGCGGCGCCGACGTCCCGCCCGGACCGGGAAACCTGCGTTTCACCGGAAAGCTGACCGTGGGGAGCCCGCGATGA